The Xenopus laevis strain J_2021 chromosome 5L, Xenopus_laevis_v10.1, whole genome shotgun sequence genome has a segment encoding these proteins:
- the tmem200a.L gene encoding transmembrane protein 200A: MIATGGVITGLAALKRQDSARSQHLLSRPTSPPPDKKPVRRRPRADVVIVRGKIRLYSPSGFFLILGVLISVAGIAMAVLGYWPQKEAFLASEVRVEVNRTKILEKAGVMVKFFEQHLHSEKMKMLGPFTMGIGIFIFICANAILHENRDKETKVIHMRDIYSTVIDIHSTRIKEQKHLNGTFSGLHGESEFRHSENTCASKLAANTIASFSGMSDSYKSFSSMGDEENHPRETKTFANLLPPLLMEGSGSVFGIPCHSNKLGDEKYSGSKKCETKSIVSSSINAFTLPVIKLNNCVIDEPDIDNITEDSEINSSRPRNVSVDSLSVPSPDIIRPFKPTNAPLIRSYSIMEPLPSNHSPTPIPSTGQLLSPGAARKPFGSNTSLHILSAHSKSLDLERGHSTLTVQAEQRKHPSWPRLDRSNSKGYMKLENKEDPMDRLIVPPAQSAKKDYTNKEKLLMISRSHNNLSFEHDEFLSNNLKRGTSETRF; this comes from the coding sequence ATGATAGCAACTGGAGGAGTTATAACTGGACTGGCAGCCTTAAAAAGGCAAGACTCTGCCAGATCTCAGCACCTGCTGTCACGACCTACTTCACCACCTCCAGATAAAAAACCAGTGAGACGGCGACCAAGAGCAGACGTAGTCATTGTGCGAGGAAAAATTCGTCTTTACTCTCCATCTGGCTTTTTTCTTATCCTGGGAGTGTTAATATCTGTAGCAGGAATAGCCATGGCAGTACTTGGATACTGGCCTCAGAAAGAGGCATTTTTAGCTTCTGAAGTTAGAGTTGAGGTTAACCGaaccaaaattttggaaaaagcTGGGGTTATGGTAAAATTCTTTGAACAACATCTACACTCAGAAAAGATGAAAATGTTAGGTCCGTTTACCATGGGGattggaatatttatttttatctgtgccAATGCTATCCTTCATGAAAACCGGGACAAGGAAACTAAAGTTATTCATATGAGAGACATCTATTCAACTGTCATAGATATTCACAGTACAAGAATCAAGGAACAGAAGCATTTAAATGGCACATTTTCTGGCTTGCATGGAGAATCTGAATTCAGACATTCTGAAAATACATGTGCATCTAAATTGGCAGCAAATACAATTGCATCATTTTCTGGAATGAGTGACAGCTACAAAAGTTTCAGCTCTATGGGGGATGAGGAAAACCATCCTCGTGAAACCAAGACCtttgcaaatttgttaccaccaCTTCTCATGGAAGGCTCTGGTTCCGTTTTTGGAATTCCTTGTCATTCAAACAAATTAGGAGATGAGAAGTATAGTGGTTCCAAAAAATGTGAGACAAAGTCAATTGTATCTTCATCTATTAATGCCTTTACATTGCCTGTAATAAAACTGAATAACTGTGTCATTGATGAACCGGATATTGATAACATCACAGAAGACTCGGAAATTAATAGTAGCAGACCGAGGAACGTGTCAGTGGATTCATTATCTGTTCCTTCCCCAGATATTATCAGGCCTTTTAAACCTACCAATGCACCCCTAATAAGAAGCTATTCTATTATGGAACCACTGCCAAGTAACCATTCCCCCACACCTATACCAAGCACTGGACAGCTTTTATCTCCTGGAGCTGCTCGCAAGCCGTTTGGATCTAATACTTCTTTGCATATTTTATCCGCTCATTCAAAATCTTTAGACTTAGAAAGAGGTCATTCTACCTTAACTGTACAAGCTGAACAAAGAAAGCACCCCAGCTGGCCTAGACTTGACCGAAGCAATAGCAAAGGGTATATGAAGCTTGAAAACAAAGAGGACCCAATGGACAGGCTGATTGTGCCCCCAGCTCAATCTGCTAAAAAGGACTACACAAACAAGGAGAAACTCTTGATGATTTCACGGTCCCACAATAACTTAAGTTTTGAACATGATGAATTTTTGAGTAACAACCTTAAAAGAGGCACCTCCGAAACAAgattttaa